The genomic region TACAGTTTATAATTGAAGATGTGTAGATAAAGTTTTTTTATTCATATGTATAGACCATGTTGTCTAATAAGTGAAAAAATTATATATGTTAGGATGGCCGAGGATGAGGATAATGGGTGTTTGTATACGGGGCTTGACCTTGCTTTTGACAAGGATCATCGTGCCCGTGCTATCGAGGGTGGAGAGGTAACAATTTTGACAGACTTGCTTCTGACATTTtcatgtttttgtttttttaatgaaGGAAGCTTTTGACATATATTTTTGTGGGGGTGGAAGGGCGCGCCTATGTTTTGGTTGACGCGAGACGTAGGGGCAGCCTCGCTGAAGGCGACCGCGAGATGGGCCACAGCCTTTTTCTTATTTATTCACTTTTCATTTTCGTTTTTTCtttattttatatttatttacaaTTCCAAATGTTACAAAAATACTTTGCATAAACGTTTTAAAAGTGTTATTGATGAATTTGAAAattattaaatgtgtatagaaaatgttcctgatgtattaCAGAAAATGTATAATTTGTACAAAAAAAGTAGACATATGGAATTATACGTTTCTAGAAATGTTcctaatcatgtatttgaaataatgttaaacatgtatataaaaaaaaTCTGATCTACACAAAAAATTGTATAATGTGATGGAAAAGTAGATATCCAACAAAAATGTTTTCAAAAATGTAAATCATAGAGAtggaaaatgttaaacatgtatatataAATTGGTAACCATGTATAAACAAATATATCagatgtataagaaaaatgtatgatgtgtacaaaaaaattaaacatgaaacatatatttcaaaaaatattaatcGTACATAAAAATGTAAACCTGTACAAAAATATTTTAGGTGTATACCGAAAATATACTATGTGTATGAAAACAATAGACATCGAAAATTTTATTTATTTAAATGTTaattatgtatttaaaaaatactaaataagtatttaaaaaatgttcttgacaTGTACTAAAAATGTACAATGGGTAACAAAAAAGGTAGCCCTGNNNNNNNNNNNNNNNNNNNNNNNNNNNNNNNNNNNNNNNNNNNNNNNNNNNNNNNNNNNNNNNNNNNNNNNNNNNNNNNNNNNNNNNNNNNNNNNNNNNNNNNNNNNNNNNNNNNNNNNNNNNNNNNNNNNNNNNNNNNNNNNNNNNNNNNNNNNNNNNNNNNNNNNNNNNNNNNNNNNNNNNNNNNNNNNNNNNNNNNNNNNNNNNNNNNNNNNNNNNNNNNNNNNNNNNNNNNNNNNNNNNNNNNNNNNNNNNNNNNNNNNNNNNNNNNNNNNNNNNNNNNNNNNNNNNNNNNNNNNNNNNNNNNNNNNNNNNNNNNNNNNNNNNNNNNNNNNNNNNNNNNNNNNNNNNNNNNNNNNNNNNNNNAAGAAACAAAGAATACTTTAATTTGCCTACTTTAATTATCaagagtacctagaactcatctagatgagatataatttggtcttattcactttgaaaacaagaacaaatacaacccacgtcagcacacacgcatcttatggcatcacatccaatggctataaaaggtaaatgagaccaaattatatctcatctagatgagttgtAGCAAAACTGTTAATTATCTCTACTGAATGGTAAGTTATCTTTTACAACAAGAATTGCTGCGGCATCGTGGAATAAAAGGTTGCAAGTTCAACTATAGTACTTCTTTTTACACACAATAAAGTTAGGGACGAAACTTTTTACACTCTGTCTTTTTACACACAATACAAAATACAAATGCACTACTCTGCTGCTTATCAAGTTGCAGCACCGTAGATCGATGACCGAAAACACCACCGGGTCATGTGCTTATACAAAttgcatcaagccccggctcatgtgcttATACAATTGCATTAAGCCCCGGGGTAACAGTTTAACTATAACATACAAAAACATACTCAATACCATCAACGTACAAGGATATTTTCTAACCTGTAGTCCCTTGCCACACCTGCTGCCTTCTTGTTACTTGCACATCTCCTCAACGTCGGGCACCCCCGAGTTTTCCACAAACCCTACGACTATCTTCATACCCGGACAGGGGATGCCACAAGTTTATTATATAACCTTGATGCTACGATATTATATGTCATGAATACGTAACCACAAGTACGTCAAGAAGAAGTTGAATCCTTGAGGAGGGCGATCGCGCGGCACACCTCCACCATGGTGGGCCGCAGCAGCGGTGAGTGCTGAGTGCACGCGATCCCAAGGTCTATCAGCTCGACGACGACGTTGTTCGCTTGTACCACCGACAACATCGTGTCTATGGTCTCCAGCATTGACTCTGCGATGATGGCTGTGAGGTCATGGGGGTGGTGCCACCTCACCCAACCGTGCAATGTGAGTCCCTCTTGGAAGAGCACATCAGTCGGGCGCTTCCCGGTGATCAGCTCCAGTAGCACCACGCCAAAGCTGTACACGTCGCCTTCCGTCGAAGGGTGGCCTCCAAGTCCGTACTCTAAAACCACACAACAAGAACGCCATGATGAAAATGTTAAGAGAAGAATGTTGATCACATGCATTTCCTCTACTCATATGCCATGTTAATTCGATTATCTTGTAAATTACCTGGCGCGATGTAGCCCACAGAGCCTTGCAAAAATCCTGCAGTGGAGTTGCATGGATCGGCAAAGcctgcgtcgtcgtcgtcgcccatGTCCTTGACCAGCCGCGCGATGCCAAAGTCAGCCACGATGGCCGTCATGTCGTCGTCGAGGAGCACGTTGCTGGGCTTAAGGTCGCAGTGCGCGACGCGGATGGGTGCGTAGTGATGCAGGTAGGTGAGCCCCTCGGCTATGTCGCCGGCGATGCCAACCAGCCATGCGAGGTCCATGCCACGTCCGCGGCCGCCATCACGCCGGTAGAGGTGGCTCTCGAGGCTACCATTGGTCATCAGCGGGAGCACGATCGCGTGGAAGTCCGGCTGGCTGCACGTGGTGACCACACGCAGCAGGTTCCGGTGCCGCGTCCGCCTCAGCACATCGCACTCCCGCTTGAAACTCCGGGAGACCTCGCCGCCTCCGGTAGTGGGGTCGAGCACCTTGACGGCAACACGCGTGCCGTCACGGAGCGTCCCATTGTACACGCGCCCGAACCGCCTCGCGTTGATCAGCCTCGACTGCTCGAACCCGCCCGTCGCCTCGTAGAGCTCCCGTTGGGAGATCCTCGGGTAGTCCCCCCTCGTGTTGGGTTCGCATGGTAGCAGCGGTGAGCGCCGCCTGTCTCGTCCCACGGTGCGGCACACGGCGAGCCCAATGATTGCCATCGTGAAGCTCGCGACTGTGCCGACGACGAGCAACACCACTCGCCGGTTATGGAACAAGTTGCGCTTCGCGCCGCTGCACCTAGCCAACCCAGGCGTCATCGACGCCGTCCCCGCACACAGTCTGTCATTGCCGAGGAACGCGTCCGCCCGAAACCCTGCAAAGGCCCCGCCACTCGGCACCTCGCTTGAGAAGTCGTTGTATGAAAAGTTAACACGCACCAGCGACGCCACCTTCTCCAAGGATTGAGGGAGGGTCCCCGTGAGGCCATTGCAGGACACGTCGAGGTACTTGAGCTCGATGCACCTGCCGAGCTGTGACGGGATCGTGCCGGAGAGCTTGTTTGAGGACAGGTTAAGCAATTGCAGCCTAACCATCTCGCTGATGGTCATCGGGATCGCACCAGATAGCAGGTTGCCGGCGAGGTTGAGGTTGAGCAATCCGCTCATCCTAGACAAGCCAGCTGGGATCTTGCCTTGCAGCATGTTGTAGGAGAGGTCAAGATTTTGCATCATCAGACACTGCACTATGCTCGGAGGAATGGCGCCGGTGAGCCGGTTCTGCGAAAAATTGACGTGCCCGAGCCATGGGATCATGCCTAGGGACAACGGGATATCACCGGAGAGCAGGTTGTTTGAGAGGTGCAGCCGCTCGAGCTGCCGCATGTTGGTGATGCCCTGTGGGATGGAGCCGTTGAGGAGGTTATGGGAGAGGTTGAGGGAGCTGAGGTTGGTGAGGTTGGAGATGTTTGCCGGGATCGGACCAAAGATTCTATTAAGTTGAAGGTGGAGTTGCATGAGGCCGGGAGAGAGGCGACCGATGACAGGCGGGATCGTGCCGGCAATGTTATTCCTAGCGATGCTGAGCTCTTTCAGGCCAGTGCAGTTGGTAAGTGAGGCGAAGAATGGCTCAAGGTCGGTGTTGTTCCGCGAGTTCGCGAGGAAGTTGGACGATAGGTGCAAATACTCGAGGCTCCTCATACCACTAAACATGTCATCCGTCGGCAGCTCGCCAGTGAGGAAGTTCGACTGCAGTAGCAGCCATCGGAGCTTCGTCGAGTTTGACAGCGAGGGAGGGATGCTGCCATTGAGTTTGTTGGACCACAACACGAGGGACATCAACTCGGGGAGTGGGCAATCCGCATGGATGGGGATCTCGCCGTCCAAAAAGTTGGACGACATATCAATGTAGTTCAAGGCGGAGAGGTTGCAGAAGATAGCAGACGGGATATGCCCGCAGAGGTTGTTGTCTCCGAGATTGAGGTATACCAAGCGCCGAATACGCAAGAGCTCCACCGGAATCGATCCCTTCAACTGGTTTCCGTTGAGGCTGAGCTGCGTCAGCCGAGAAAGCTTCCCAAGCTCCTGCGGCACCGCCCCGGAGAAAACGTTCTCGGAGAGATCGAGGATGCCGAGTCTCGAGAGCTTGCCGAGCTCCGGCGAGACCGCCCCGGTGAGCGTGTTCGACGACACATCGAGAAACTTGAGGCGGGACAGGTTTCCAAGATCCGGCGGGACCGTCCGGGTGAGCATGTTCGACGACAGGTCGAGAAACTTTAGGCGGGAGAGGTTGCCAAGCTCTGGCGGAACCGTCCCGGTGAGCGTGTTCAAGGACACATCGAGAAACTTAAGGTAGGAGAGGTTGCCGAGTTCTGGCGGAACCGTCCCTGTGAGCGTGTTCAAGGACACGTCGAGAAACTTGAGGTAGGAGAGGTTGCCGAGCTCCGGTGGGACGCTGCCGGTGAAGTGGTTGCCAGAGAGGTTGAGTGTCCCGAGGTGGGAGAGGTTGCCAAGCGCGGGCGAGACCTCGCCAGAGAGCTCTTGTTCACTTAGTATTAACTCGACAACATGGTGCTCCGTGTCGCAAGCGACACCGGTCCAGTTGCACACGTCCGGCGAGCCCCAGCCAGCGAGCGCTCCCTTGGGGTCGCCGGACACGCCGGCCTTGAAGACTAAAAGCACGGAGCGGTCATCCTCTTCTCCCAAGAGAGCCGGGCTTGTGGTGTGGAGGAAGAGAAAGATGAGGAGAACTGTGAAGATGAGGGCCATGATTGGCCTGGCAaccatggccatggccatgagAGCACGCGACGGATAGCTTGGAGCTGGTGGTCGAGCTCGGAATCAGATGGGAGCTAAGCAAAATGGGTTGGTGATGGTGAGAGCAAGGTTTGCTGCACGGCGCGGGTAGGGTTTTATAAAGGTTGGTGATCGAGCGCCGTGCCTAACTAATTATTAGGGTTTGGATACGATCTGCATACATGGCTGTGGTTTGGATACGGTCTCACGGGATATCTAATCCACGGACGAGACTAATTAGCGTACAAAAATGCTACAATTAGCGTCTCAACGGctaatcatgcatgcatgcatgtgtatgtCTACGTGCAAGGTTTTCCTTTGGGTTATCACTTCATGGTGACTCCACGGGTATATGTAAGCTTAAACTCTAGCCCCCTTTCCCCAAAATATATGATTTTTTATGGCCTTCTACGTATGACTTTGACTACGTACAAGTCTTATGGGGTTAGACTTGACTTATCAATGATATTCAGTATCTAAGAACTAACCCTGGTtagtggttggatggttaggaggacaatggtATTCTTAGGTTTAAATTCTAGTGCTCACATCATGTTCTGGATTCATTTCAGGATCTCTGGCGATGTGTGTTCAATGGGAGAAGACGTTCTCAAtctctcggagatgctcatagggatagggtctGCGTGTGTGTTCATAGAAATGAATGTATGCACGCATATATGAACGCATGTGTCTATACTGTGTTCTATAAAAATGACATTCAATATCTTACCGATGTTTTATGCTTTCCTTTGAGATACGCAAAGGGGTAATGAAAAAATTGGATTATTATAGATCCAGTTTTTTCTGGCAACGTGATGtaaagaaaaaaagtaaaaagtAATGAGCTAAGTGGGGATAGATATCAAGGACCTGGAAATTAAGAAGAAGTGCCCACCTACTACttccttcgtttttatttacttcATATATTAGCTTTGTCTTGAGTCAAACTTTGCAAACCTTAACCAAgtttatatataaaaaaatattacatccacaatatcaaatcaataccattagaatcATCATTGACTATATTTACATACCATGTATAGTATTTGTTACTGCAAAAGTTTAGATTATTTTCTAAAAACTTGGCCAAatgtttataaagtttgacttaagtcaaagctaatatgcgggtaagtaaaaatggagggagtaaatgGTTGTTTAAGATGCTTAATGATGGGTAGGGAGGGGGAGTTTGGCATGAGTTGCTTTGTAACAAATACCTCAAATCAAAAATTGTGTTCTAGGTAACGGCAAAGCCGATAGATTCACTTTTTGGAAAGGCTTGATGAGTTTCAAGGTGGATTTATTTAGACGAGGTTCGTTCTCGGTTGGTAATGGCTTTCGGACGAGATTATAGGAGGACACATGGCTAGTTGATGCACCTCTTGGCATTAGTATCCAAGTCTTTACAATATTGTGTAGCGCAAAGATATTTCTATAGCTTCGGTACTACAAGTGAGCCCCTAGAATACCGAGTTTTGAAGGCTGCTCACTAGGTACAAGTGGACGACTTGGTGATATTTAGTCCGTAGATTAATGCCGGTCGACTTGTATCAAGAACATGATGTGTTTCTCTGGTGTTTTCTTCGTCAAATCCATGTACGTTGACCTCATCAATGATGCTTTAGTTTTCGCAAGCAATATATTTGGATGATCAATATGCTGATAAAAATTCCTTGTATGCTG from Triticum aestivum cultivar Chinese Spring chromosome 4A, IWGSC CS RefSeq v2.1, whole genome shotgun sequence harbors:
- the LOC123083540 gene encoding putative leucine-rich repeat receptor-like serine/threonine-protein kinase At2g24130, with protein sequence MVARPIMALIFTVLLIFLFLHTTSPALLGEEDDRSVLLVFKAGVSGDPKGALAGWGSPDVCNWTGVACDTEHHVVELILSEQELSGEVSPALGNLSHLGTLNLSGNHFTGSVPPELGNLSYLKFLDVSLNTLTGTVPPELGNLSCLKFLDLSSNMLTRTVPPDLGNLSRLKFLDVSSNTLTGAVSPELGKLSRLGILDLSENVFSGAVPQELGKLSRLTQLSLNGNQLKGSIPVELLRIRRLVYLNLGDNNLCGHIPSAIFCNLSALNYIDMSSNFLDGEIPIHADCPLPELMSLVLWSNKLNGSIPPSLSNSTKLRWLLLQSNFLTGELPTDDMFSGMRSLEYLHLSSNFLANSRNNTDLEPFFASLTNCTGLKELSIARNNIAGTIPPVIGRLSPGLMQLHLQLNRIFGPIPANISNLTNLSSLNLSHNLLNGSIPQGITNMRQLERLHLSNNLLSGDIPLSLGMIPWLGHVNFSQNRLTGAIPPSIVQCLMMQNLDLSYNMLQGKIPAGLSRMSGLLNLNLAGNLLSGAIPMTISEMVRLQLLNLSSNKLSGTIPSQLGRCIELKYLDVSCNGLTGTLPQSLEKVASLVRVNFSYNDFSSEVPSGGAFAGFRADAFLGNDRLCAGTASMTPGLARCSGAKRNLFHNRRVVLLVVGTVASFTMAIIGLAVLDPTTGGGEVSRSFKRECDVLRRTRHRNLLRVVTTCSQPDFHAIVLPLMTNGSLESHLYRRDGGRGRGMDLAWLVGIAGDIAEGLTYLHHYAPIRVAHCDLKPSNVLLDDDMTAIVADFGIARLVKDMGDDDDAGFADPCNSTAGFLQGSVGYIAPEYGLGGHPSTEGDVYSFGVVLLELITGKRPTDVLFQEGLTLHGWVRWHHPHDLTAIIAESMLETIDTMLSVVQANNVVVELIDLGIACTQHSPLLRPTMVEVCRAIALLKDSTSS